TAAAGAGGCATCTGAATATGCTTCAGAGATCAGAAGAACAGTTAGATATCTAGGCGTATCAGACGGAAATATGCAAGAGGGTTCATTGCGATGTGATGTCAATATTTCAGTTAGAAAAGGACCTAATGCTCCATTTGGCACCAAAGTGGAAATAAAAAATATGAATTCATTTTCCGCAATTCAAAAGGCTTGTGATTATGAAATAGCAAGACAAATAGAAGTTTATGAAAATGGAGGAAAAATTTTCCAAGAAACAAGGTTATGGGATGAAGCTAAGCAACTCACAAAAAGTATGAGAATGAAAGAAGGCAGCAGTGACTATAGATATTTTCCTGATCCTGACTTAGGACCAATTGAAATAACAAAAGCCCAAAAAGAAATATGGTTAAAAGAACTTCCAGAATTACCTTCAAAGAAAAGAAATAAATATGTAAATGAATTTGGGTTATCTGCATATGATGCAAGGGTAATTTCTGATGAAATTAATATGGCTAACTTTTTTGAAGAAACAGTAGCTAATGGTACTGATGCCAAACTAGCTTCAAATTGGGTAACAAGTGATATTGTGGGTTATTTAAAAGCAAATAAACTTAGTTTTAGTGACTTAAAACTTAGTCCTGAAAATCTTGCTGAAATGATAAACATGATCTCAAATAAAACTATAAGTGGAAAAATTGCAAAGGAAATTTTACCTGAACTAATTCAAAAAAATATCTCTCCGAAAAAATTTGTTGAAGAAAAAGGGTTGGCCATGATATCTGATTCTTCAAGTATTTTACCAATAATTGATGAACTTATAACTGAATATCCAGATGAGGTTCAAGCATTTAGAAATGGCAAAACTAAATTACTTGGTTTTTTTGTTGGTCAACTAATGAAAAGAACAAAAGGTAAAGCTGACCCTAAACTTGCAAATAAACTTCTTGCAGAAAAATTGAATAGCTAAAGCTTCAAAGAAGCTCTCTTATTGTCTTGATCCATTTATTTTGATCATCTGAATTATCTAAAATAATGTCTGAAAATTTTCTTTTTTCTTCAAAACTTAATTGAAGATTTATGGAGTCGTATGCTTCTTTTTCGCTAATTTTATCTCGTTTCATAAGTCTTTTTTTTTGTGTCTCTCTAGGACATTTAACTAACCATATTTCAGTGCAAATATCTTCAAATTTTGCTTCAAATAATAATGGAATAACCAATACTAAAGTTTGAGTATTTTTGTGATGACTGCATTCTTCTATCATTTTTTCTTTAATTAATGGATGAAGTAGTTTTTCAATCCATTCTTTACTTTCTGAATGTTTAAATATAATGTTCCTTAAAAGTTTTCTGTTTATTTCTTTTTCTGAATTGTTCTTATTTTCAATAATTTTATGTCCAAAATAATCTAAAATTTTCTTATATCCATATGTGTTTGGTTTGATTAATTCTCTTGATAAATTATCTGCATCTAAAATTGGAATGTTTTTATGATTTCTTATGTAATTAGTTATGGTTGTCTTCCCACTGGCAATACCTCCTGTTAAACCAATCCTTCTTTGGTTGTTTTTTGATTTTTGAAGAATATCCATATATTTAATAATAATCTAATAACCTGTTTCTTTAGTATTGAAGAGTAGTTAGTATGAATTAAAATATTAAAAAGTTTGAGCCAGTTAGATACCAATTGGTCGTTTGTTGATGACAGTGTGGAAACACCCAAGGGATTTCTTTTTGCTGGGATATCAGCTGGATTAAAAGCTTCTAATAAAAAAGATTTAGCACTAATACTCGCTCCAGAAGGCAGTATTTTTAGTGGGATGTTTACCCAATCAATAGTTCGCGCTTCATGTGTAGATATTTGTGAGGAAAGAATTAAAAGAGCTTCGGGATTTGTACGAGCAATACTAATTAATTCTGGTCAAGCAAATGCATGTACAGGAAATCTTGGACTTCATCATTTTCAAATTGCTACAGCAAAGATTGCGGAACTTTTAGGCATAAAGGAAGAAGAAGTTTTAATGTGCTCAACTGGTGTAATTGGTGTTCCTATACAAATAAATGATTTAGTAAAAAATTTACCAAATTTAGTAAGTGTTTTAAAAGTTAATAATTTTCAAAATGCAGCAGAAGCAATTTTAACTACTGATTTGACTTTAAAAAAAGTTTTAATAGAGACGATTATTCAAGGTAGAAAAATAAAAATAGCAGGATTTGCAAAAGGTTCAGGAATGATTTACCCCAATATGGCTACAATGCTTGCTTTTCTTACATGTGATGTGGGTATTGAAAAAGAAGTATGGGATAAAATGATTTCGATTGCGGTTAAAAAATCTTTTAATGCAATATCAGTTGATGGAGAAACAAGCACAAATGATTCGTTTATTGCAATAAATGCAGGAGAGAAAATTG
This window of the Prochlorococcus marinus XMU1411 genome carries:
- the gatB gene encoding Asp-tRNA(Asn)/Glu-tRNA(Gln) amidotransferase subunit GatB, with the protein product MNNLESWEAVIGLETHVQLNTKSKIFTSASTAFGDAPNTHIDPVVCGLPGTLPVLNETVLEYAVKTSLALNLNVAEHCKFDRKQYFYPDLPKNYQISQFDEPLAENGWLEVEIIEKNKEPYIKKIGIERLHMEEDAGKLVHLGSDRLAGSKYSLVDYNRAGIALCEIVSKPDIRSGKEASEYASEIRRTVRYLGVSDGNMQEGSLRCDVNISVRKGPNAPFGTKVEIKNMNSFSAIQKACDYEIARQIEVYENGGKIFQETRLWDEAKQLTKSMRMKEGSSDYRYFPDPDLGPIEITKAQKEIWLKELPELPSKKRNKYVNEFGLSAYDARVISDEINMANFFEETVANGTDAKLASNWVTSDIVGYLKANKLSFSDLKLSPENLAEMINMISNKTISGKIAKEILPELIQKNISPKKFVEEKGLAMISDSSSILPIIDELITEYPDEVQAFRNGKTKLLGFFVGQLMKRTKGKADPKLANKLLAEKLNS
- the coaE gene encoding dephospho-CoA kinase (Dephospho-CoA kinase (CoaE) performs the final step in coenzyme A biosynthesis.) encodes the protein MDILQKSKNNQRRIGLTGGIASGKTTITNYIRNHKNIPILDADNLSRELIKPNTYGYKKILDYFGHKIIENKNNSEKEINRKLLRNIIFKHSESKEWIEKLLHPLIKEKMIEECSHHKNTQTLVLVIPLLFEAKFEDICTEIWLVKCPRETQKKRLMKRDKISEKEAYDSINLQLSFEEKRKFSDIILDNSDDQNKWIKTIRELL
- the argJ gene encoding bifunctional glutamate N-acetyltransferase/amino-acid acetyltransferase ArgJ, with the translated sequence MSQLDTNWSFVDDSVETPKGFLFAGISAGLKASNKKDLALILAPEGSIFSGMFTQSIVRASCVDICEERIKRASGFVRAILINSGQANACTGNLGLHHFQIATAKIAELLGIKEEEVLMCSTGVIGVPIQINDLVKNLPNLVSVLKVNNFQNAAEAILTTDLTLKKVLIETIIQGRKIKIAGFAKGSGMIYPNMATMLAFLTCDVGIEKEVWDKMISIAVKKSFNAISVDGETSTNDSFIAINAGEKIDKRYFPIIQKGIDIVCQNLAKNIARDGEGANCLLEVLVQGAKNTGDAIMVAKFICNSALVKTAIHGCDPNWGRIISAAGNSGVEFNFNNVDLYIGNYQILEKGKLKQYDSNKVTEYIRSKMNGKYLVEDIVQIMINLNSGASKGTAWGCDLSKKYVEINSEYTT